The genomic region ACCGCGCACCGCGCGTCCTTAACTGCATCAGCCGCTGCACAAGTGCAATTGCTTGAGTAGACAGCGGAATCACATAAGGCGGGATCTCATTTCCCTGTGTTCGCACACGACTTCGGAGCTGCTTCACGCCCTCCGGTGGCACCAGCCAGATCCCCTTGTCGAAGTCGAATTGGTCTGGCGTCGCCGCCCGTAGCTCTCCTGTACGCACGCCCGTCAGCAGCAATAGACGAATACCAAGCCGTGTCTTTTCTGCACACTCATAGTGGGTGACGGTCCTGAGCAATCCTGGAAGTTCATTTACGTGGAGGAAGGGATTATGGCGGACTGGCCGCGGCGTCTCGGCAACGATATCAAGGTCTGATGCTGGGTTCACATCAATAAGCCCTTCCGCCATAGCAAAACGAAAGATCTGGTTGAGCCAGGTGCGCACCTTTCGAGCAGAGACCAGCGCGCCTCTGCGCTCAATTCGCCTAATGAGCTCCAGCACGTCACCACGAGAAATATCCGCGATCGGAAGATCGCCCAAACACGGCAGCATGTCCTTCTTCAGGTATTTGCTGGCTTGCCCTGCACTGCCCTTCTTACTTTTCGTCAGTTTTTTACTTCGGAACTCATGCCAGCGATCAGAAACCGCTTCAAATGTGTTGCTGGCGGCGTGAGAGGCTTTCTGGCGCTCGGCGCGACGATGTGATCGTGGATCGATATTGTTGGCCACCAGCGCACGTGCAGCCTCTCTCCGCTGGCGAGCCTCCTTGAGACTCACGTCGGGATAGGTGCCAAGGGAAATACGCAATTGCTTGTCATGCCAATAGAAACGGAAATGCCAGCGCTTCGAACCCGTCGTGGGCACTTGCAGCGATAAGCCATCCCCATCAGTTAACGTATAAGGCTTGCTGGCGGGCTTGGCTTGCTTGATCGCTGTATCTGTCAGAGCCATCAGACACCTCCTTTTGCATCAAGGAGGGGAATACAACCCAGCGGTAGACGAACCAATACGAAAATTGATGCGCAAGGAATCGTAAAAGGCTGTGCCAGCGGTGTACTTAAATGTGTACTTAAAAACCGTGGCTGGAGATGGATTCCAGTGGAATTCAGAAAACGAAAAAAGCGGCTCAAGGCCGCTATTTCCGTGACTTCCAGGCGTTCAGTGGGCCTTAGTGGAAGCAAATATGGCGCAGCGGACGGGACTCGAACCCGCGACCCCCGGCGTGACAGGCCGGTATTCTAACCGACTGAACTACCGCTGCGCGTAACACATGAAGCGAATGGTGGGTGATGACGGGATCGAACCGCCGACCCTCTGCTTGTAAGGCAGATGCTCTCCCAGCTGAGCTAATCACCCTTCGTTTCGGTGTGGCGCGCATTCTACGGAGCGACCCTAAGTCTGGCAAGCACTTTCTTAAATCTTTTTTTTCAGCCCTTCCAATGGCTTAGGCAGGGTTGGCCTGGGGCGTGATCAAGAGAATAATGCCCCCCTTTGTATAGAGGAGAGACTCACCCCATGTGGTTCAAGAACCTGCTTATCTATCGCCTGACCCAAGATCTGCCTGTTGATGCCGAGGCGTTGGAAGCGGCCATGGCCACCAAGCTGGCGCGCCCTTGTGCAAGCCAGGAGTTGACCACTTATGGTTTCGTCGCACCTTTCGGTAAAGGTGAAGATGCTCCCCTGGTTCACGTCAGCGGTGACTTCCTGCTGATCGCCGCGCGCAAGGAAGAACGCATCCTGCCGGGTAGCGTGGTGCGTGACGCACTTAAAGAGAAAGTCGAAGAGATCGAAGCCGAACAGATGCGCAAGGTCTACAAGAAGGAGCGCGACCAGATCAAGGATGAGATCATCCAGGCCTTCCTGCCGCGTGCCTTCATTCGTCGTTCGTCGACCTTTGCTGCCATCGCGCCGAAACAGGGCCTGATCCTGGTCAACTCGGCCAGCCCCAAGCGCGCCGAAGACTTGCTGTCGACCCTGCGTGAAGTGATCGGCACCCTGCCGGTACGTCCGCTGACAGTGAAAACTGCACCGACTGCCATCATGACCGACTGGGTCACCACCCAGAAACCGGCCGACGACTTCTTTGTCCTCGACGAATGCGAACTGCGCGACACCCACGAAGACGGCGGTATCGTGCGCTGCAAACGCCAGGACCTGACCGGCGAAGAGATCCAGCTGCACCTGACCACCGGCAAGGTCGTGACTCAATTGTCCCTGGCATGGCAGGACAAACTGTCCTTCATGCTCGACGACAAGATGACCGTCAAGCGCCTGAAATTCGAAGACCTGCTGCAAGACCAGGCGGAACAGGACGGCGGCGACGAAGCCCTGGGGCAACTGGATGCCAGCTTTACCTTGATGATGCTGACCTTCGGTGAGTTCCTGCCGGCGCTGGTTGAGGCACTGGGCGGTGAAGAGACACCACAGGGCATCTAAGCCATGTGAAGATCAAAATGTGGGAGGGGGCTTGCTCCCGATGGCGGTATGTCAGCCAATAGATGTGTAGCTGACCCTCCGCTATCGGGAGCAAGCCCCCTCCCACATTTGATCGCATTGCCAACTAAAAAAACTAACAAAAAGGATGCCCCCATGCGTGCACTCGCCGCCTTGAGCCGCTTCGTCGGCAATACCTTCGCCTACTGGGTGTTGATATTTGCCGTACTGGCCTTCCTGGAACCCGGTTGGTTCATCGGCCTCAAAGGCGCCATCGTCCCCCTGCTGGGCCTGGTGATGTTCGGCATGGGGTTGACCTTGAAACTCGAAGACTTCGCCGAAGTCGCTCGCCATCCCTGGCGCGTGGCCTTGGGCGTGGTCGCGCATTTCGTGATCATGCCAGGCGTGGCGTGGTTGCTGTGCCAGGTTTTCCATCTGCCGCCGGAAATTGCCGTCGGCGTGATCCTGGTGGGCTGTTGCCCAAGCGGCACCTCGTCCAACGTCATGACGTGGCTGGCCCGGGGCGATCTGGCATTGTCGGTGGCCATTGCCGCTGTCACCACCCTCCTCGCCCCGCTGCTCACCCCGGCATTGATCTGGCTGCTGGCCTCGGCCTGGCTACCGGTGTCGTTCATGGAGCTGTTCTGGTCGATCCTGCAAGTGGTGCTGTTGCCGATCGTGCTTGGCGTGGTCGCGCAACGCTTGTTGGGTGAGCACGTGCGCCATGCGGTGGACGTGCTGCCGCTGGTGTCGGTGGTGAGCATCGTGATCATCGTTGCCGCGGTGGTTGCAGCAAGCCAACAGAAGATCGCCGAATCGGGCCTGCTGATCATGGCGGTGGTGATGCTGCACAACAGCTTCGGCTACCTGCTGGGCTATTTCACCGGGCGCTTGTTCAAGTTGCCCTTGGCGCAACGCAAGTCATTGGCTCTGGAAGTGGGCATGCAGAACTCCGGGCTGGGTGCCGCGCTGGCCAGTGCGCACTTTTCGCCGCTGGCGGCAGTGCCCAGTGCGTTGTTCAGTGTCTGGCACAATATTTCCGGAGCACTGCTGTCGACCTACTTCCGCCGCATGAGCGAAAAGGAAGACCGCCGCGCACTGGAAAGCGCGCCGTAACTTGATCGTCTGATCCGATTTCGGCACTCTACCAAGCTTCGCGGGGACGACCTCGCGACGCTATCAAGCGCCTACCTGGGGACGACCCCACTTTGTAGAAGCGAGGTCAGCATGTCCTGGATCATTCTGTTTTTTGCCGGGTTATTCGAAGTCGGCTGGGCCGTCGGCTTGAAGTACACCGACGGTTTCAGCAAGCCACTGCCCACCGCCCTGACAATTGCCGCCATGGCGGTCAGCCTGGGGCTATTGGGGCTGGCCATGAAGGAGCTGCCGCTGGGCACCGCCTATGCCATCTGGACCGGCGTAGGTGCCGTAGGTACCGTGATCGCCGGGATTATCCTGTTTGGCGAATCCATGGCGCTGTTTCGGTTGGCCAGTGTGGCGTTGATTATTTGCGGGCTGATAGGGCTCAAGATTTCCACTTAAGCCACTACCGCTATCGCAGGCTAGCCAGCTCCCACCTTTTGAATTGTGAATACAGTCAAATGTGGGAGCTGGCTTGCCTGCGATGAGGCCCTGACAAACAACGACAAACTACCTGACACTCCCCCGCAAACCACCCACCACAGCCTGCAACTGCACCGGCGTTGCCGCCTCCACGGCAAGCGGCTCACCCGCCACCAACACCACCCGCGACCAGATCCGATGGAAAAAGCCCTTGTGCGGATCGCGACTGAAAAAACTCCCCCACAACCCCTGCAATGCCATCGGGATCACCGGCACCGGCGTCTCCTCCAGAATGCGCGTCACGCCACCGCGAAACTCATTCATCTCGCCATCGGCCGTCAACTTGCCTTCCGGGAAGATGCACACCAACTCGCCATCCTGCAGGTACTGGGCAATCCGCGAAAACGCCTTTTCATAGATCTGGATATCTTCATGCCGCCCGGCAATCGGAATCGCTCCGGCGGTGCGGAAGATAAAGTTGAGCACCGGCAAGCGGTAAATCCTGTAGTACATGACAAAGCGAATCGGCCGACGCACCGCGCCACCAATCAACAGCGCATCGACAAACGATACGTGGTTGCACACCAGCAGAGCTGCACCCTCATCTGGAATCTGCTCCAGGTTGCGATGCTCCACGCGATACATGGAGTGGCTGAGCAGCCAGATCATGAAGCGCATGGTGAACTCAGGGACGATCTTGAAGATGTAGGTGTTGACCGCGATGTTGAGCAACGACACCACCAGAAACAGCTCGGGGATCGACAGCTTGGCCACGCTCAGCAGCAGGATCGAGACGATGGCCGAAACCACCATGAACAGCGCGTTGAGGATATTGTTGGCCGCGATCACCCGCGCCCGCTCGTTCTCGGCGGTGCGCGACTGGATCAGCGCATACAGCGGCACGATATAGAAACCACCGAACACGCCGAGCCCAAGGATATCGAACAACACCCACCAGGCCTGGCCGTAACTGAGTACCGCAAGCCAGTCATTGGCCTGGACGTTCTGCGGGAAGCCCCCCGAGTGCCACCACAGCAACAGGCCGAACACCGTCAGGCCGAAGGAGCCGAACGGCACCAGGCCGATCTCCACCTTACGCCCGGAGAGCTTTTCGCAGAGCATCGAACCCAGAGCGATGCCCACGGAGAACACGGTGAGGATCAAGGTCACCACGGTTTCGTCGCCGTACAACCATTCCTTGGCGTAGGCCGGGATCTGCGTGAGGTAGATCGCGCCGACAAACCAGAACCAAGAGTTGCCGACGATCGAGCGCGACACCGCTGGCGTCTGCCCCAGGCCCATGCGCAACGTCGCCCAGGACTGGGTGAAGATATTCCAGTTCAGGCGCAGTTGCGGCGTGGAAGCCGCCGCGCGCGGAATGCTGCGGCTGGCCAGGTAGCCCAACACCGCCACGCCGACTATCGCCACCGCCACTACCGGGGCGTAATGGGTGGAGGACATCATGATCCCGGCGCCAATGGTGCCGGCCAGGATCGCCAGGAACGTGCCCATTTCCACCAGGCCGTTGCCGCCGACCAACTCATCGTCGTGCAGGGCCTGGGGCATGATCGAGTACTTCACCGGCCCGAACAGCGCCGAATGGGTGCCCATGGCAAACAGTGCCAGCAGCATCAGCTCCAGATGATTGGTCAAAAAGCCCGTCGCGCCGACGGCCATGATCACGATCTCACCGATCTTGATCGCACGGATCAAGGCGTCCTTGTTGAATTTCTCGCCAAATTGCCCGGCCAATGCCGAGAACAGGAAGAACGGCAGGATAAACAATAAAGCGCACAGGTTGACCCAGATAGAGCGGTCGCCCTCGATGCTGAGCTTATAGAGAATGGCCAGGATCAGCGATTGCTTGAAGATGTTGTCGTTGAACGCGCCCAGCAGCTGGGTGATGAAAAACGGCAAGAAACGCCGTGTGCGCAGCAAGGTGAATTGCGAGGGGTGGCTCATCGTCCGTGTTCCTGCGTGGCCTGTTATTGATCAGGCCACGACTTTACCTAATCCCGCTTACTTATTCCCTAACCCTGCAATGCATGGCGAAACAAAAAGCTCGCCTTTATACGCGCCCTGCACCGTGCGCTTTGCCACGATCATCCACATCAGCGCCAGCGCCGCCACCAGCACACTGCCCAATACGCTGAAGAACCCCAGTTGCAGCACGTTCGCCAATTTCAACGTGGCCAGGGCATATACCCCCAGCGGAAAGGTAAAACCCCACCAACCCAGGTTGAACGGGATACCGGCGCGCAGGTAACGCAGGGTGATCAGCACCGCGATCAACATCCACCACAGGCCAAAGCCCCACAAGGTGACGCCTGCGATCAGGCCCAGGCCATGGGCCATTTCACCGACACTCGCCAGGCCATTGGCAGCGAAGATCGCCGGCGCATCGCTACCGAGCAGCAACATGCCCAGGGCGCCTGTACCGATAGGGCCCAGTGCCAGCCAGCTCGACGCCGCCATATTGGCGTGAGGCAATTTATGCAAGGCCATGCGCAACATCAGGATGGTCAGGATGCTGAACGCCACTGGCAGCGAGAACGCCCACAGCACGTAGCTGGTCACCAGCATCACCAGTTGAGCATGGGCGTCGACCAGGTGCGGGGCCAGTAAGCCACCGCTGGCCGCCGCTACTTCGGCAGCCACTACGGGCAACAACCAGACCGCGGTCATCTGGTCGATGCTGTGCTCCTGGCGAGTGAACATCATGAACGGGATCAGCACGCCACAGGCCAGGGACATGGCGACGTCCAACCACCACAGGGCCTCAGCCAACGGGATCACATCACCGCCCCAGCGTGGCAGGCCGAACAGCAGCAAACCGTTAAGAATGGTCGCCAGGCCCATAGGGATGGTGCCGAAGAACATCGAGACTGTGGAGTGCCCGAAAATCCGCCGTGCCTCGTGGAAAAACATCACCCAACGGGCGGCATACAACACGCTGAACAGCATGAACAGCCCGATGGTGAACACCCAAAGACCCTCTGCCACAGCGTGCAAGCCTGGCAGGCTGACCGGCAGTTGGGCCAAGGCCAGCGCCAGCACCCCGGTGCCCATGGTGGCGGCGAACCAGTTCGGAGTGAACTGACGAATCACTTCCCGGGGACGGGCCAGGTGACTTAAAGGTTTGTAGCTGTTGATAGTCGAGCAGGTCATGGCGCTAATCCTCTTCCTCGCATGAGGTTGAAGCCATGATAGAACCTGTTCGAATATCTATATAACGGGTAATATCTCTAACTATTATCTATTTTGCAGATATACATCTTATGCGGCGGCTCTGCCTCTTGAAGCATCCTGCAACAGCAGCCCGGCGAGTGCGCCGAGGGCCAGCAGGATAAGCATTACACCATAGCCATCCGTGGTAGCGACAAGGCCAAACACGCGGCTCAGATTACCCGCCAATAACGCCGGCACGCAGAACGCCAGGTAGCTCAATACATAGAACGCTGACATCAGGCCGGCCCGCTCATGAGGCAACGCCAAGCCGACAATACTGCGCACACTGCCCATGAAGCCGCCGCCGAAACCAAAGCCGGCAATCACACTGGCGACAAAGAACAGCCACAGGCTGGCGGTCTGCACGGCAACCAGCAGCAGCCCTACACCCACCGCCAGCAGCACCGCCGACAGGCGCATGACCTTGTCGGCCGCACGGTTGCGCAGGCTGTAGATCATTACCGCGCCACTCAGGGTCACTACCGCCACCAGGCCACCGCCGATCAAATGCGAGCTCGACCCCGTCGCAGCCCGCACCAGCGACGGCGCCAGGGAAGAC from Pseudomonas synxantha harbors:
- the rdgC gene encoding recombination-associated protein RdgC: MWFKNLLIYRLTQDLPVDAEALEAAMATKLARPCASQELTTYGFVAPFGKGEDAPLVHVSGDFLLIAARKEERILPGSVVRDALKEKVEEIEAEQMRKVYKKERDQIKDEIIQAFLPRAFIRRSSTFAAIAPKQGLILVNSASPKRAEDLLSTLREVIGTLPVRPLTVKTAPTAIMTDWVTTQKPADDFFVLDECELRDTHEDGGIVRCKRQDLTGEEIQLHLTTGKVVTQLSLAWQDKLSFMLDDKMTVKRLKFEDLLQDQAEQDGGDEALGQLDASFTLMMLTFGEFLPALVEALGGEETPQGI
- a CDS encoding TDT family transporter, which encodes MTCSTINSYKPLSHLARPREVIRQFTPNWFAATMGTGVLALALAQLPVSLPGLHAVAEGLWVFTIGLFMLFSVLYAARWVMFFHEARRIFGHSTVSMFFGTIPMGLATILNGLLLFGLPRWGGDVIPLAEALWWLDVAMSLACGVLIPFMMFTRQEHSIDQMTAVWLLPVVAAEVAAASGGLLAPHLVDAHAQLVMLVTSYVLWAFSLPVAFSILTILMLRMALHKLPHANMAASSWLALGPIGTGALGMLLLGSDAPAIFAANGLASVGEMAHGLGLIAGVTLWGFGLWWMLIAVLITLRYLRAGIPFNLGWWGFTFPLGVYALATLKLANVLQLGFFSVLGSVLVAALALMWMIVAKRTVQGAYKGELFVSPCIAGLGNK
- a CDS encoding tyrosine-type recombinase/integrase, producing the protein MALTDTAIKQAKPASKPYTLTDGDGLSLQVPTTGSKRWHFRFYWHDKQLRISLGTYPDVSLKEARQRREAARALVANNIDPRSHRRAERQKASHAASNTFEAVSDRWHEFRSKKLTKSKKGSAGQASKYLKKDMLPCLGDLPIADISRGDVLELIRRIERRGALVSARKVRTWLNQIFRFAMAEGLIDVNPASDLDIVAETPRPVRHNPFLHVNELPGLLRTVTHYECAEKTRLGIRLLLLTGVRTGELRAATPDQFDFDKGIWLVPPEGVKQLRSRVRTQGNEIPPYVIPLSTQAIALVQRLMQLRTRGARYLLVHRYEPQEMISENTLNTAISRMGYKGRLTGHGIRATISTALNEVGFVEEWIEAQLSHADANQIRAAYNHAEYVEPRRRMMQYWADLLDALEVGVPPPAPEAYMPQIGRPSTDFLSAQRVPAD
- the sugE gene encoding quaternary ammonium compound efflux SMR transporter SugE, which encodes MSWIILFFAGLFEVGWAVGLKYTDGFSKPLPTALTIAAMAVSLGLLGLAMKELPLGTAYAIWTGVGAVGTVIAGIILFGESMALFRLASVALIICGLIGLKIST
- a CDS encoding bile acid:sodium symporter family protein → MRALAALSRFVGNTFAYWVLIFAVLAFLEPGWFIGLKGAIVPLLGLVMFGMGLTLKLEDFAEVARHPWRVALGVVAHFVIMPGVAWLLCQVFHLPPEIAVGVILVGCCPSGTSSNVMTWLARGDLALSVAIAAVTTLLAPLLTPALIWLLASAWLPVSFMELFWSILQVVLLPIVLGVVAQRLLGEHVRHAVDVLPLVSVVSIVIIVAAVVAASQQKIAESGLLIMAVVMLHNSFGYLLGYFTGRLFKLPLAQRKSLALEVGMQNSGLGAALASAHFSPLAAVPSALFSVWHNISGALLSTYFRRMSEKEDRRALESAP
- a CDS encoding MFS transporter codes for the protein MSHPSQFTLLRTRRFLPFFITQLLGAFNDNIFKQSLILAILYKLSIEGDRSIWVNLCALLFILPFFLFSALAGQFGEKFNKDALIRAIKIGEIVIMAVGATGFLTNHLELMLLALFAMGTHSALFGPVKYSIMPQALHDDELVGGNGLVEMGTFLAILAGTIGAGIMMSSTHYAPVVAVAIVGVAVLGYLASRSIPRAAASTPQLRLNWNIFTQSWATLRMGLGQTPAVSRSIVGNSWFWFVGAIYLTQIPAYAKEWLYGDETVVTLILTVFSVGIALGSMLCEKLSGRKVEIGLVPFGSFGLTVFGLLLWWHSGGFPQNVQANDWLAVLSYGQAWWVLFDILGLGVFGGFYIVPLYALIQSRTAENERARVIAANNILNALFMVVSAIVSILLLSVAKLSIPELFLVVSLLNIAVNTYIFKIVPEFTMRFMIWLLSHSMYRVEHRNLEQIPDEGAALLVCNHVSFVDALLIGGAVRRPIRFVMYYRIYRLPVLNFIFRTAGAIPIAGRHEDIQIYEKAFSRIAQYLQDGELVCIFPEGKLTADGEMNEFRGGVTRILEETPVPVIPMALQGLWGSFFSRDPHKGFFHRIWSRVVLVAGEPLAVEAATPVQLQAVVGGLRGSVR